In Aspergillus luchuensis IFO 4308 DNA, chromosome 1, nearly complete sequence, the following are encoded in one genomic region:
- the MUS81 gene encoding crossover junction endonuclease MUS81 (COG:L;~EggNog:ENOG410PIJ7;~InterPro:IPR027421,IPR011335,IPR006166,IPR036388;~PFAM:PF02732;~go_function: GO:0003677 - DNA binding [Evidence IEA];~go_function: GO:0004518 - nuclease activity [Evidence IEA]), translating into MSETCANPLLLGWIKEWLDEARERNSKGAIVYKKAYESMKACPLVFQHPSEAQQLNGIGPKLCDRLTEKLKAYCEENALPMPEHPQKSASSKRASDEGTAESQPAKKPRKARPYVPTLRSGPYALILALATLNENSSQGLTKAQLIDLAQPNCDSSFTAPAESSKFHTAWSSMKTLLQKEIVYDFGRPLKKYALTEEGWEVARRMKKVALPSNQGTLAFGNQSGPGTTHTGDSQLRDSLGDNSTEVVDEEAPTAHNDTQRWEPAPDGTVTPITIPPDSFTVQLVLDNREVRSSKDRDYITNELHKKGASPEVRALELGDVMWVAKFHNPMFLSQYGEEGDEVMLDWIVERKRIDDLISSMKDGRFHEQKFRLRRSGVKNVIYLIEEFTVPSDPNSAMAGKYNEMVASAIASTQVVNGYFVKRTKNLDDTIQYLARMTLLLRRMFNSPSATGEPASNTLSLIPSRQLTSSQSYLTALERLRTESPKTTYAVTFSTFSALTSKSDVLTLRDVFLKMLMCIRGVTGEKALEIQRRWPTPQTFIRAFEELDPKDRENMVSERMNTLVGRKKIAKVLSKKIAEVWGEDG; encoded by the exons ATGAGTGAGACGTGTGCCAATCCCCTACTACTAGGGTGGATCAAAGAATGGCTAGACGAGGCTCGAGAGCGCAACAGCAAGGGTGCCATTGT ATATAAAAAGGCCTACGAGTCGATGAAAGCCTGTCCCTTGGTTTTTCAACACCCCTCCGAGGCTCAGCAGCTAAACGGAATTGGCCCAAAACTATGTGATCGCTTGACCGAGAAGCTAAAGGCTTACTGTGAAGAAAATGCGCTCCCGATGCCCGAGCATCCTCAAAAAT CGGCAAGCAGCAAAAGAGCATCCGATGAGGGCACGGCAgaaagccagccagccaagaaACCTCGAAAGGCGAGGCCTTATGTCCCGACTCTACGATCGGGCCCTTATGCGTTGATCCTGGCCCTGGCAACCCTCAATGAGAACTCTTCTCAAGGCTTAACCAAGGCACAACTGATTGACTTGGCACAGCCGAACTGCGATAGTTCGTTCACGGCACCTGCCGAGTCATCCAAGTTCCATACTGCCTGGAGCTCAATGAAGACGCTTTTGCAAAAGGAGATAGTATATGATTTTGGACGTCCTCTGAAAAAGTACGCACTCACAGAAGAGGGATGGGAAGTGGCgagaaggatgaagaaggtcgCCCTGCCGTCCAATCAAGGCACTTTGGCGTTTGGAAATCAATCG GGGCCAGGTACAACCCATACAGGAGACTCCCAATTGCGGGACAGTCTGGGTGATAACAGCACAGAGGTAGTCGACGAGGAGGCACCCACAGCCCATAACGATACCCAAAGATGGGAACCCGCCCCAGACGGAACAGTAACCCCCATAACGATCCCCCCCGACAGCTTCACAGTCCAGCTGGTTCTGGACAACCGCGAAGTCCGCTCATCCAAAGACAGGGATTACATTACCAACGAACTACACAAAAAGGGAGCCAGTCCCGAAGTGCGCGCACTAGAACTAGGCGACGTCATGTGGGTAGCCAAATTCCACAACCCAATGTTCCTATCCCAAtacggcgaagaaggcgacgaaGTCATGCTCGACTGGATTGTTGAGCGCAAGAGAATCGACGATCTCATCAGCTCCATGAAAGACGGACGGTTCCATGAACAAAAGTTCCGTCTCCGTCGTTCAGGCGTAAAAAACGTCATCTACCTCATCGAAGAGTTCACCGTCCCCTCAGACCCCAACAGCGCCATGGCAGGCAAATACAATGAGATGGTAGCCTCCGCCATAGCCTCAACACAAGTCGTCAATGGCTACTTCGTCAAGAGAACCAAGAACCTCGACGACACGATCCAATACCTAGCTAGAATGACCCTCCTATTGCGCAGAATGTTCAACAGCCCCTCTGCCACCGGTGAACCAgcctccaacaccctcagTCTAATCCCTAGTCGCCAGCTCACCTCCTCCCAATCATACCTCACAGCCCTGGAACGTCTCCGAACAGAGAGCCCCAAGACCACTTACGCCGTGaccttctccaccttctccgccCTAACCTCCAAATCCGACGTCTTGACCCTCCGTGACGTGTTCCTGAAAATGCTCATGTGCATCCGGGGCGTGACAGGCGAAAAGGCACTCGAGATTCAACGGAGGTGGCCGACTCCGCAGACATTTATCCGTGCTTTTGAGGAGCTTGATCCGAAGGATCGGGAGAATATGGTTTCAGAACGGATGAACACGCTCGTTGGACGGAAGAAGATCGCAAAGGTTctgagcaagaagatcgCAGAGGTatggggtgaggatggttga
- a CDS encoding DUF3292 domain-containing protein (COG:S;~EggNog:ENOG410PJJS;~InterPro:IPR021709;~PFAM:PF11696;~TransMembrane:2 (i162-191o352-375i)) yields the protein MSRRDPTKPAEPVAYSSKTSGNDIFAADRVTTEISGPTDSHVLSKVDQDEKGLAQKAGQTDTVTDVGWYQHPDELDEQIVSGISNEDLWMLVRRFNKQIYYVKAVPHSPLQRLDLNRAEDEQFSPDKLRATLERFYTTIIVSLTSFVNHIARLRSWRERQRTAAFCAVYFAAWALDLLAPTIFTLLIVLVISPDSRSYLFPPAPIALVDKDTGGVQKPKAGVLGSHDSITGAPENMKGEAAEQEASNLFTSVASVAVGSVAGKHDQGTPDDAPMEDNAPDVMKLATSAADAQTAARGEAPDEAHDKTRQPMRDTVYNGANMAMRVLSDITDTYERFGNALSPTPPFSIVTPYVRLTAVLSVGFLISLITSSYVFVKMITFGTGFAFFGDPIIWRGVAYLNREYPRWEKLLELQNSLLKGIPTNAQLTLTLLRIGEANGAPLPPPPSHSLHQTPYHPAPLNDKDINISASEEEINQAIAPSPEPVIEEHEVHPKPHKKGFMNRMIGFFRGTTATGIQSKLAVDRARAAAGSKHAKPRVGVLRSKGKLTLPSGPIQFDGRYKGKRGVVVLDQSQKPPLLYFTTDQTVQLDKPGLEHRPKGTVLFTMPVTDILEMRKIGGLGWKGKLVTGWAVGESKEVVDGMVLTGRLPEQKYQLTAMKTRNQLFNRLVAIDGQVWESY from the exons ATGTCACGGAGGGATCCTACAAAACCAGCAGAGCCTGTCGCGTATAGCTCGAAGACCAGCGGCAACGATATCTTCGCGGCTGATCGCGTCACCACTGAGATTAGCGGTCCAACAGACAGTCATGTTCTTTCTAAGGTGGATCAAGATGAGAAAGGATTGGCTCAGAAGGCTGGACAAACAGACACTGTCACGGATGTGGGCTGGTATCAACACCCCGACGAGCTTGACGAGCAGATTGTGTCCGGAATCTCAAACGAAGATCTTTGGATGCTTGTTCGACGTTTCAACAAG CAAATCTATTATGTGAAAGCAGTGCCGCATTCTCCCCTGCAACGACTGGACCTCAACCGGGCCGAAGATGAGCAATTCTCCCCTGATAAACTGCGCGCTACCCTTGAGCGATTCTACACAACCATTATCGTCTCGTTAACTTCATTCGTCAATCATATTGCCAGGCTACGCTCATGGAGGGAGCGCCAACGGACAGCGGCATTTTGTGCT GTTTATTTTGCTGCGTGGGCCTTGGATCTGCTTGCTCCGACAATCTTCACCCTTCTAATAGTGCTGGTTATTAGTCCTGATAGCAGGTCATACTTgtttcctcctgctcctaTAGCTCTAGTGGACAAGGATACCGGTGGCGTGCAAAAGCCCAAAGCCGGCGTCTTGGGTTCCCATGATAGTATCACTGGGGCGCCCGAGAATATGAAGGGTGAAGCTGCCGAACAGGAGGCTAGCAACCTCTTTACAAGCGTTGCTagtgttgctgttggcagTGTTGCCGGCAAGCATGATCAAGGGACACCTGATGATGCCCCAATGGAAGATAACGCTCCAGATGTGATGAAGCTTGCTACCAGCGCAGCAGATGCCCAGACAGCTGCTCGTGGGGAAGCCCCGGACGAAGCTCATGATAAGACTAGGCAACCCATGAGAGATACCGTCTACAACGGTGCTAACATGGCAATGCGCGTGCTGAGCGACATAACTGACACTTATGAACGGTTTGGCAA TGCTTTGTCACCAACGCCTCCATTCTCCATCGTGACTCCCTACGTTCGCCTAACAGCGGTGCTATCTGTTGGCTTTCTGATATCACTCATCACCTCCAGCTACGTATTTGTCAAAATGATTACTTTCGGTACTGGattcgccttcttcggcgaCCCGATTATCTGGCGTGGTGTGGCGTACTTGAACCGCGAGTACCCTCGATGGGAGAAACTGCTCGAGCTCCAGAA CTCCCTGCTGAAGGGAATCCCCACCAACGCACAACTCACCTTAACTCTTCTCCGAATCGGCGAAGCTAACGGtgcccccctcccaccaccaccatcccactcCCTTCACCAAACACCATACCACCCGGCCCCCCTCAACGACAAGGATATCAACATCTCCGcctcagaagaagaaatcaacCAAGCAAtcgccccctcccccgaaCCTGTCATCGAAGAACACGAAGTACACCCCAAGCCCCACAAGAAGGGCTTCATGAACCGCATGATCGGCTTCTTCCGaggcaccaccgccaccggcaTCCAGAGCAAGCTCGCCGTTGACCGAGCCCGCGCAGCCGCCGGCTCCAAGCACGCCAAACCCCGCGTCGGTGTGCTCCGCAGCAAAGGCAAACTCACCCTCCCATCCGGCCCCATTCAATTCGACGGGCGATACAAAGGCAAGCGGGGCGTCGTGGTCCTCGATCAGTCCCAGAAGCCACCGCTGCTTTACTTCACGACGGACCAGACCGTGCAGTTGGATAAGCCTGGTCTGGAACATCGGCCGAAAGGCACAGTGCTGTTCACGATGCCTGTGACGGATATTctggagatgaggaagattgGTGGACTcgggtggaaggggaagttGGTCACGGGCTGGGCTGTGGGTGAGAGcaaggaggtggtggatggaatggTGCTTACGGGGAGGTTGCCGGAGCAGAAGTATCAGCTTACGGCTATGAAGACTCGCAACCAGTTGTTTAATCGGCTGGTTGCTATTGATGGACAGGTTTGGGAAAGTTATTGA
- a CDS encoding SDR family oxidoreductase (COG:M;~EggNog:ENOG410PGXW;~InterPro:IPR036291,IPR001509;~PFAM:PF04321,PF01073,PF01370;~go_function: GO:0003824 - catalytic activity [Evidence IEA]), whose protein sequence is MQILITGAAGFIGQLLAKELLNDPSYTVTLTDINEPPIPTGVAYPQNARSVTADLLKGADAVVDKSLDAVYAFHGIMSSGSEANFDLGMSVNVDATRNLLEALRRTCPGVRVIYSSSQAVYGQPLPEVVNDSVIPTPQSSYGAEKIICETLINEYTRRGFITGFTLRFPTISVRPGRPTAAASSFLSGMIREPLDGKECVIPLEDRSFKSWLCSPKTLVHNLVHTLSLPKDALPPHIRQINVPGICVTIQDMMDALEKVAGKDKLDLLTEKEDPTLRPILDSWPTRFDNSQAISLGFKRDSSFEQAVRDYQLEIGQQ, encoded by the coding sequence ATGCAAATTCTCATCACCGGAGCAGCCGGCTTCATCGGCCAACTCCTCGCAAAAGAGCTCCTCAACGATCCATCATACACCGTCACACTAACCGATATCAATGAGCCCCCAATCCCCACAGGCGTCGCATACCCTCAAAATGCACGTTCAGTGACAGCAGACCTCCTGAAAGGCGCAGACGCAGTCGTGGACAAATCCCTCGACGCCGTCTACGCCTTCCACGGAATCATGTCATCCGGCTCAGAAGCCAATTTCGATCTAGGCATGAGCGTCAACGTAGACGCCACCCGTAACCTGCTTGAGGCTCTCCGCCGCACCTGTCCCGGCGTGCGAGTGATTTATTCCTCAAGCCAGGCTGTCTACGGCCAGCCACTCCCCGAAGTAGTGAACGACAGTGTCATCCCGACGCCGCAGTCGTCCTACGGCGCTGAGAAGATCATCTGTGAGACTCTCATCAATGAGTACACCCGTCGTGGCTTCATCACGGGCTTTACTCTTCGCTTCCCCACTATTTCTGTCCGGCCTGGTCGTCCGACGGCTGCTGCTTCGTCTTTTCTCTCTGGGATGATCCGCGAGCCGCTCGACGGCAAGGAGTGTGTCATTCCGCTGGAGGATAGGTCGTTCAAGTCTTGGTTATGCTCGCCCAAGACTCTGGTTCATAATCTTGTCCATACGTTATCGTTGCCCAAGGATGCGTTGCCTCCTCATATTCGACAGATTAACGTTCCTGGTATTTGTGTTACTATTCAAGATATGATGGATGCTTTGGAGAAGGTTGCAGGGAAGGATAAGCTCGATCtgttgacggagaaggaggatccGACCCTCAGGCCGATCTTGGACTCTTGGCCTACTCGCTTCGATAACTCTCAGGCTATTTCTTTGGGTTTCAAGCGAGATTCTTCGTTTGAGCAAGCAGTAAGAGATTATCAATTGGAAATAGGACAGCAATGA